One genomic window of Parabacteroides pacaensis includes the following:
- a CDS encoding ATP-binding cassette domain-containing protein, producing the protein MDEKKIVIAINNVVPRLPELRFKFPLNWTIREGEQWAVIGPNGSGKTLIADILQNKYAIKEGAITLGYDGKIRDLVKCIAFKDIYSLADCRNSYYQQRWHATETDEVPTVEELLKEYRGSTSFEKVLDVFNVKEFLPKKIIFLSSGELRKFLIIRTLLASPKILILDNPFIGLDAPSRKLLVEMLEHISGLQGVQVILLLSNPEDIPEMITHVLAVRNKICSEPCSREEFISDKEKIEQLFFLPDKKIFLPVKENKPSMHKVTLRMEHVFIKYGSRIILKDLDWEVKNGEKWALFGPNGAGKSTLLSLIYADNPQSYANTLYLFDRKRGTGESIWEIKKRIGYVSPEMHLYYMENVPTIHIVGSGFFDSIGLYRKCNAEQERVALEWMKLFGIEELKERSFLSLSSGEQRLALLARAFVKDPDLIILDEPLHGLDVVNKQLAANIIETFCSRPGKTLIYVTHYPHELPSCVNKQFTLQKHV; encoded by the coding sequence ATGGATGAAAAAAAGATTGTAATTGCTATAAATAATGTAGTACCACGTTTGCCGGAATTGCGATTTAAGTTTCCATTAAACTGGACAATCCGGGAAGGGGAACAATGGGCGGTAATAGGACCTAATGGAAGTGGAAAAACTTTAATAGCGGATATTTTGCAAAATAAATATGCTATTAAAGAAGGAGCAATTACTTTAGGATATGACGGAAAAATACGTGATTTAGTAAAATGTATTGCATTTAAAGATATTTATTCTTTGGCCGACTGCCGTAATTCCTATTATCAACAACGTTGGCATGCAACAGAAACAGATGAAGTTCCGACAGTAGAAGAATTACTGAAAGAATATCGAGGAAGTACTTCTTTTGAAAAGGTCCTGGATGTATTTAACGTAAAAGAGTTTTTACCCAAAAAAATAATTTTCCTGTCTAGTGGTGAGCTTCGTAAGTTTTTAATAATTAGGACTTTATTGGCTTCTCCTAAAATACTTATTTTAGATAATCCTTTTATTGGTTTGGATGCTCCTTCCCGCAAACTATTAGTGGAGATGTTGGAACATATCAGCGGGTTACAAGGAGTGCAAGTTATTCTTCTCCTTTCAAATCCGGAGGATATACCGGAAATGATTACGCATGTTTTAGCAGTCCGGAATAAAATATGTAGTGAACCTTGTAGCCGGGAAGAATTTATTTCTGATAAGGAAAAGATCGAACAGTTGTTTTTTCTTCCTGATAAAAAGATCTTTTTACCGGTAAAAGAAAACAAACCTTCTATGCATAAAGTCACATTGCGAATGGAACATGTTTTTATTAAATATGGTTCCCGGATAATATTGAAAGATCTGGACTGGGAAGTGAAAAATGGGGAAAAGTGGGCTTTGTTTGGCCCGAACGGAGCCGGAAAATCAACATTATTGAGTTTAATATATGCGGATAATCCCCAATCTTATGCGAATACTCTTTATTTATTCGATCGGAAACGCGGTACGGGCGAAAGTATCTGGGAAATAAAGAAAAGAATCGGATATGTTTCTCCGGAAATGCATTTATATTATATGGAAAATGTCCCTACTATCCATATTGTAGGGTCTGGCTTTTTTGATTCTATCGGACTTTATCGAAAATGTAATGCGGAACAAGAGAGGGTTGCCTTGGAATGGATGAAACTTTTTGGTATTGAAGAATTGAAAGAGCGTTCTTTTCTTTCTTTATCTTCCGGAGAACAACGTTTGGCATTGTTGGCAAGAGCTTTTGTGAAGGATCCCGACCTGATTATTTTAGATGAACCTCTCCATGGATTAGATGTTGTCAACAAACAATTGGCAGCGAATATTATTGAAACATTCTGTTCTCGTCCGGGAAAGACATTAATTTATGTAACTCATTATCCTCATGAGTTGCCGTCTTGTGTAAATAAGCAATTTACTTTGCAAAAACATGTATAA
- the cysK gene encoding cysteine synthase A, translating into MSIVAHKLTDLIGNTPLLEPENYIGKHHLDGHLLLKLEYFNPAGSVKDRAAYAMIEDAEAKGVLKPGATIIEPTSGNTGVGLAFVAASKGYRLILTMPETMSVERRNLLSALGAELVLTPGTGGMQASIDKAEELQKEIPGSVILQQFNNPANPAIHRKTTAEEIWRDTEGKVDIFVAGVGTGGTVSGVGEALKLKNPNIKIVAVEPSDSPILSGGKAGPHKIQGIGANFVPKNYNPEVVDEVITVTANNAVKTSRQLAQEEGLLVGISSGAAAYVATELLKRPENKGKTVVALLPDTGERYLSTILYDFEGYPVE; encoded by the coding sequence ATGTCCATAGTAGCTCATAAATTAACTGATCTGATAGGTAATACACCCTTGTTAGAGCCTGAAAATTACATTGGTAAACATCATTTGGATGGTCATTTACTGCTTAAGTTAGAATATTTTAATCCTGCCGGCAGTGTAAAAGACCGGGCTGCGTATGCAATGATTGAAGATGCGGAAGCTAAAGGTGTTTTGAAACCCGGTGCAACCATTATTGAGCCTACCAGTGGCAACACGGGGGTAGGATTGGCTTTCGTCGCTGCATCTAAAGGTTATCGTCTTATTTTGACAATGCCTGAGACCATGAGTGTGGAACGACGTAATCTATTGAGTGCGTTAGGTGCGGAATTAGTACTTACTCCCGGTACCGGTGGAATGCAAGCCTCTATCGATAAAGCAGAAGAATTGCAAAAAGAAATTCCGGGAAGTGTTATTCTTCAACAATTTAATAATCCGGCTAATCCTGCAATTCACCGGAAAACAACGGCAGAAGAAATTTGGAGGGATACGGAAGGTAAGGTCGACATTTTTGTCGCAGGCGTGGGAACCGGAGGAACGGTGAGTGGGGTAGGTGAAGCTTTAAAACTGAAAAATCCGAATATTAAAATTGTAGCGGTTGAACCTTCGGACTCGCCGATTTTATCAGGTGGAAAAGCCGGGCCGCATAAAATCCAAGGTATCGGGGCTAATTTTGTTCCTAAGAATTATAACCCCGAAGTTGTGGATGAGGTAATTACGGTAACGGCAAACAATGCGGTAAAAACAAGCCGTCAGTTAGCTCAAGAAGAAGGTTTATTGGTCGGTATTTCTTCAGGGGCTGCGGCTTATGTAGCTACGGAATTATTAAAGCGTCCGGAAAATAAAGGAAAAACAGTCGTGGCTTTATTACCGGATACAGGAGAAAGATACCTTTCTACTATTCTTTATGATTTTGAAGGTTATCCGGTAGAATAA
- a CDS encoding RagB/SusD family nutrient uptake outer membrane protein, producing the protein MKKFIYTFFMAIVLFNSCSLDEIPVTSVGKDAIFGSEDGLETYAYSFYDMFPSGIDLHYQEGFLADYGAVNALDNFITLNAYNETTSGGWSWDQLRNVNYFISNCTNEKVDEKVRNNYLGIARFFRAYFYFNMVKRFGDVPWIDKPLDVDDEVLYAPRDSRELVMENVYADLQFACNNITTTDASGSLITKWVAYALAARVSLFEGTFRKYHQLNLATKAETWLERTVENAGYIIDHAGKKLYTAAGPQKSYRALFTNDNPLTDEILLAVCSSADLGVYHDANWKWTSATYGTRLNLIRPFINTYLRLDGTPYTDKDGWETEDFYEECQNRDYRLSQTIRTPGYTREGEIALPDYAGYARLGYQPLKFCVDETAGDNKTLNTNALPLFRYAEVLLNYAEAKAELNTLTDDDWSNTIGALRARAGISGGLASKPTQADPYFKQTYFPSVSDPVILEIRRERAIELSLEGFRFDDIRRWKCGDLVKMSWYGMYLPELNKALDVDRNGTPDVIFYTSEEGLNNAQAEIDWDKYSSTCATVQVSTDIKSNNLQVVKAGKTGYYLAWNLQNDSKRVWGKKQYLYPIPSLVMVKNPNIIQNSGWEDGAGNDGN; encoded by the coding sequence ATGAAAAAATTCATCTATACCTTCTTTATGGCAATAGTTTTGTTCAACTCTTGCAGCCTTGATGAGATTCCTGTTACCTCCGTAGGTAAAGACGCCATTTTCGGTTCGGAAGACGGATTGGAAACCTATGCTTATTCTTTTTACGATATGTTTCCCAGTGGTATTGACTTGCATTACCAGGAAGGATTCCTGGCAGATTACGGAGCGGTAAATGCTTTAGACAATTTCATTACCCTAAATGCTTACAACGAGACTACCAGTGGAGGCTGGAGCTGGGATCAATTACGGAATGTCAACTACTTTATTTCCAACTGCACGAATGAAAAAGTAGATGAAAAAGTAAGAAATAATTACTTAGGCATAGCCCGCTTTTTCCGCGCTTATTTCTATTTCAACATGGTAAAACGGTTCGGTGATGTTCCTTGGATCGATAAGCCTTTAGACGTAGACGACGAAGTTTTATATGCACCCCGGGATTCCCGTGAATTAGTAATGGAAAATGTATATGCAGATTTACAATTTGCTTGTAACAACATTACCACAACCGATGCCTCCGGTTCCTTGATTACCAAGTGGGTAGCTTACGCATTGGCCGCCCGTGTGAGTTTATTTGAAGGTACTTTCCGGAAATACCATCAATTAAACTTGGCAACAAAAGCCGAAACTTGGTTAGAACGAACTGTTGAAAATGCCGGATATATAATCGACCATGCCGGTAAAAAGCTTTATACTGCAGCCGGTCCGCAAAAATCTTACCGGGCCCTGTTTACCAACGACAATCCGTTAACAGACGAAATTCTTTTAGCCGTATGTTCCAGCGCCGACCTAGGCGTATATCATGATGCAAACTGGAAATGGACTTCCGCGACTTATGGGACTCGATTAAATTTAATTCGCCCTTTTATTAATACATACCTCCGGTTAGACGGAACTCCTTATACCGATAAAGATGGCTGGGAAACGGAAGATTTCTATGAAGAATGTCAAAACCGGGACTATCGGTTATCCCAGACCATACGCACGCCAGGATACACCCGCGAAGGAGAAATTGCCTTACCTGATTATGCCGGATATGCTCGTTTGGGTTATCAACCGCTGAAATTCTGTGTCGATGAAACGGCCGGCGATAACAAAACCCTCAATACAAATGCTCTGCCGCTTTTCCGTTATGCGGAAGTATTATTAAATTATGCGGAAGCAAAAGCCGAATTGAATACTTTAACCGACGACGACTGGTCAAATACAATCGGAGCACTACGTGCCCGTGCCGGAATCAGCGGAGGTCTTGCGTCCAAACCTACTCAAGCAGATCCGTATTTCAAACAAACCTATTTTCCATCTGTGTCCGATCCCGTTATTTTGGAAATCCGGCGGGAACGTGCCATTGAATTATCATTGGAAGGTTTCCGGTTTGACGACATAAGAAGATGGAAATGCGGTGATCTGGTAAAAATGAGTTGGTACGGTATGTACTTGCCCGAATTAAACAAAGCTTTGGATGTAGACCGCAACGGTACGCCGGATGTTATTTTCTATACTTCAGAAGAAGGTTTGAACAACGCACAAGCGGAAATAGACTGGGATAAATACAGTAGTACTTGTGCCACCGTACAAGTTAGTACAGATATAAAATCCAATAATTTACAAGTAGTCAAAGCTGGAAAGACCGGATATTACCTTGCCTGGAATTTACAAAACGATAGTAAAAGGGTTTGGGGAAAGAAACAATATTTATATCCGATTCCTTCTCTGGTAATGGTCAAGAATCCCAATATTATCCAAAATTCCGGTTGGGAAGATGGAGCGGGAAACGATGGGAATTAA
- a CDS encoding SusC/RagA family TonB-linked outer membrane protein, translating to MKLPLTKNHNMLFVLIIASLLSVSATWAQDKEQKVYGTVVDATDSPIIGATITVKDYPNIGTITDIDGNFNLMIPVNAVELQISYMGYKPQSAKITSKRLRIILQESLQALDEVVVVGYGTQKKVNLTGAIEQVGNEVFENRSVANATQALQGAVPNLNISLEDGKPTRSAEFNVRGTTSIGQKGSALVLIDGVEGDPAMLNPNDIESVSVLKDAASAAIYGARGSFGVVLITTKNATKGKATINYTGNFSLQSPTHTPDFVSDGVVWAEHFRNSFYNYYGYLPTNINNGMQGYSEEWLETFKQRKAQGLTEQAVKNDNGSYTYYGNTDWYDLLYKDQTFAQDHNVTISGGNDKSDFYISGRFYDYKGLYNYNPDTYKTLNLRVKGSLQVLDWLKLSNNMEFSNSDYHSPFVASYSFNIQRYIEVAAFPTMAVFNPDGSYTRATAYTIGAFMDQNNAQDMNNKMLKNTSSFSTKFFNNKLRINGDFTFRYNTYQKDRKRVKVPFSEKENSISYIGTNYNDYTEVNNNTLYTATNLYAEYEDTFAESHYFKGMVGYNYETSKYKELSATRNGLLLENAESINLALGESTTTSAEIKNWKIAGAFFRLNYGYKDRYLLEVNGRYDGSSKFPTNQQYAFFPSVSAGYRISEEPFWKVNENIFSDMKLRVSYGSLGNGNIDPYSYMELLTIGTSGRVLNGALNKYTHSPEVIPQSLTWETATTTDVGIDFGMLKGKLRITGDYYIRKTTDMYTVGMTLPDVFGASSPKGNYADMTTRGWELSINYRDKFTLANKPFNYEIRATLHDYTSTIDRYNNATKNLDDYYEGMKIGEVWGYKTDGLFRSDSETEGYVNTIFRASNDGTWHAGDVKIVDLNDNGKIDYGDNTVKDPGDKVILGNTEPRYIYSFTLNGDWNNIFFSAFFQGVGRQHWFPGQESSFWGQYNRPYNSLPSWHVGNYWTEDNPHAYLPRYSTYNGTCGWSSIPTDRYRQNVAYLRLKNLQIGYLLPKQWIAKAGMQNARIYLSGENLISWSPLYKRTKDFDVANAISGKDSDLNTNKMGDGNSYPLMRSISLGLSVTF from the coding sequence ATGAAACTACCCCTCACAAAAAATCACAACATGCTATTTGTACTAATAATAGCAAGTTTACTATCTGTTAGTGCGACTTGGGCACAAGATAAAGAACAAAAAGTGTATGGTACCGTAGTAGATGCAACCGATTCTCCTATTATCGGAGCAACTATTACAGTGAAAGATTATCCGAATATAGGTACTATTACCGATATAGACGGAAACTTCAATCTCATGATTCCTGTTAACGCAGTGGAACTTCAAATTTCTTACATGGGTTATAAACCTCAATCTGCCAAAATTACCTCTAAACGTCTGCGGATTATCTTACAGGAGAGTTTACAAGCATTAGACGAAGTAGTAGTAGTGGGCTATGGAACGCAAAAAAAAGTAAATCTGACAGGAGCTATAGAACAAGTAGGAAATGAAGTGTTTGAAAATCGTTCGGTAGCGAATGCGACACAAGCTTTGCAAGGGGCTGTTCCTAATTTAAATATCAGCCTGGAAGATGGAAAACCGACACGTTCGGCTGAATTCAATGTACGTGGTACTACTTCTATCGGACAGAAAGGAAGTGCTTTGGTGTTGATTGACGGTGTAGAAGGGGATCCCGCGATGCTTAACCCGAACGATATAGAGAGCGTAAGTGTATTGAAAGATGCTGCATCGGCAGCCATTTATGGAGCAAGAGGTTCTTTCGGAGTAGTATTGATAACCACAAAAAATGCCACAAAAGGGAAAGCAACGATCAATTATACCGGAAACTTTTCTTTACAATCTCCTACCCATACTCCTGATTTTGTATCAGACGGTGTTGTATGGGCCGAACATTTCAGAAACTCTTTCTATAATTATTACGGCTATTTGCCTACAAACATCAATAATGGCATGCAAGGTTACTCCGAAGAGTGGCTGGAAACTTTCAAACAACGGAAAGCGCAAGGCTTAACCGAACAAGCGGTAAAGAACGATAACGGATCGTATACCTATTATGGAAATACGGATTGGTATGATCTGTTGTATAAAGACCAAACTTTTGCCCAAGACCATAATGTAACGATTTCCGGAGGAAACGACAAATCGGACTTTTACATTTCAGGACGTTTCTATGATTACAAAGGTTTATATAATTATAATCCGGATACATACAAAACCCTCAATTTACGCGTAAAAGGCTCTTTACAGGTACTAGACTGGCTAAAGCTCAGTAATAACATGGAATTTTCAAATTCGGATTATCACAGTCCTTTCGTGGCTTCTTATAGTTTTAACATCCAACGTTATATCGAAGTAGCGGCTTTCCCTACTATGGCTGTTTTTAATCCGGACGGAAGTTATACCCGGGCTACTGCTTACACAATAGGTGCTTTCATGGATCAAAACAACGCACAGGATATGAATAATAAGATGCTGAAGAATACCTCCAGCTTCAGTACAAAATTCTTTAATAACAAACTGCGTATTAATGGAGACTTTACATTCCGTTATAATACTTACCAGAAAGACCGGAAACGCGTAAAAGTTCCTTTCAGCGAAAAAGAAAATTCCATATCCTACATCGGAACAAATTATAATGACTATACGGAAGTAAATAACAACACACTTTATACAGCTACCAATTTATATGCAGAATATGAAGACACTTTTGCCGAAAGCCATTATTTTAAAGGCATGGTGGGATATAATTATGAAACATCCAAATATAAAGAATTAAGTGCTACCAGAAACGGGTTGTTATTGGAAAATGCCGAAAGTATTAACCTGGCTTTAGGAGAATCTACTACGACTTCGGCGGAGATTAAAAACTGGAAGATCGCAGGGGCTTTTTTCCGGTTAAATTATGGGTATAAAGATCGGTATTTATTAGAAGTAAACGGACGGTATGATGGTTCTTCCAAATTCCCTACTAACCAACAATATGCTTTCTTCCCTTCTGTTTCGGCAGGTTACAGGATTTCGGAAGAACCTTTCTGGAAGGTAAATGAAAATATCTTTTCCGATATGAAACTCCGTGTTTCATACGGTTCTCTGGGAAACGGAAACATAGATCCTTACAGTTATATGGAACTGTTAACTATCGGCACGTCCGGTCGTGTATTGAACGGAGCACTTAATAAGTATACCCATTCTCCGGAAGTGATTCCACAAAGTCTGACCTGGGAAACAGCCACTACCACAGATGTAGGTATCGATTTCGGCATGTTAAAAGGGAAATTACGTATTACCGGAGACTATTATATCCGTAAAACGACAGATATGTATACGGTAGGTATGACACTGCCCGATGTATTCGGTGCAAGCTCTCCGAAAGGGAATTACGCAGACATGACTACTCGCGGATGGGAATTATCTATCAATTACCGGGACAAATTCACATTGGCCAATAAGCCGTTCAATTACGAAATACGAGCTACTTTACACGATTATACTTCTACAATCGACCGCTATAACAATGCAACGAAAAACCTGGACGATTATTACGAAGGTATGAAAATAGGAGAAGTATGGGGATATAAAACGGACGGACTTTTCCGATCAGACAGCGAAACAGAAGGATATGTAAACACCATTTTCCGTGCTTCGAATGACGGTACCTGGCATGCAGGCGATGTAAAAATAGTAGATTTGAATGATAACGGCAAAATTGATTATGGAGATAATACCGTTAAAGATCCCGGAGATAAAGTCATTCTAGGAAACACAGAACCCCGTTATATTTATAGCTTTACTCTAAACGGCGACTGGAACAATATCTTCTTTTCAGCCTTTTTCCAAGGGGTAGGACGCCAACATTGGTTCCCCGGCCAAGAATCCAGTTTTTGGGGACAATATAACCGTCCTTATAATAGTTTGCCCTCCTGGCATGTCGGTAATTACTGGACGGAAGATAACCCGCACGCTTACTTACCTCGTTATTCTACCTACAATGGAACTTGCGGGTGGAGCAGTATTCCAACCGACCGCTATAGGCAAAACGTAGCTTACCTGCGTTTGAAAAACTTGCAAATCGGCTACCTTCTTCCAAAACAATGGATAGCTAAAGCAGGCATGCAAAACGCCCGGATTTATCTGAGCGGTGAGAATCTGATCAGTTGGTCGCCTCTTTACAAACGGACAAAGGATTTCGACGTAGCGAATGCTATTTCGGGAAAAGACTCTGACTTGAATACCAATAAGATGGGCGACGGAAATAGTTACCCGTTGATGAGAAGTATTTCTTTAGGTTTATCTGTAACATTCTAA
- a CDS encoding sodium:solute symporter, whose product MNPTLVLITILLYFIVLFFISSIAGKRSDNQGFFIGNRKSAWYVVAFAMIGSSISGVTFVSVPGMVGASGFSYLQMVLGFVVGQFIIAFVLIPLFYRMNLISIYGYLESRYGMASHKTGAWFFFISKMLGASVRLFLVCLILQLLIFDPFHIPFSINVLFTVLLVWLYTFQSGVKSLIWTDSLKTICLLVSVGLCIYYIASDLQLNMKETWNVIFNSDLSHTFFFEDVNEKQFFFKQFLGGVFTVIAMTGLDQDMMQRNLSCKNFRDSQKNMLTSSILQFFVISLFLMLGVLLYTFTAKHGIENPMKSDELFPMIATGNYFPIIVGILFIIGLVSSAYATAGSALTALTTSFTVDILKVKNLVEKDLTKVRKWVHVGMALGMGTVIIVFNIFNNTSVIDAVYTLASYTYGPILGMFAFGIFTRRRVRDRYIPLIAILSPIFCFILQKYSVVWFNGYNFSYELLIFNAFFTFVGLGLASMGNGKIETLK is encoded by the coding sequence ATGAACCCAACTTTAGTATTAATAACTATTTTACTCTATTTTATTGTCCTTTTCTTTATTTCCTCTATAGCTGGAAAAAGATCGGATAATCAAGGTTTTTTTATAGGAAACCGGAAATCTGCTTGGTATGTAGTAGCATTTGCTATGATCGGCTCCAGTATTTCAGGAGTTACTTTTGTCTCGGTTCCGGGTATGGTAGGAGCTAGCGGTTTTTCTTATTTACAAATGGTACTTGGATTTGTAGTCGGACAATTCATTATTGCTTTTGTATTGATTCCCTTATTCTATCGAATGAATCTAATTTCCATTTATGGGTATTTGGAAAGCCGATACGGTATGGCATCTCATAAAACAGGTGCATGGTTCTTTTTTATCTCTAAGATGTTGGGTGCATCGGTCCGGTTGTTTTTAGTTTGTTTGATATTGCAACTATTGATTTTTGATCCCTTTCATATTCCTTTTTCGATTAATGTGCTTTTTACAGTTTTATTAGTATGGCTTTATACTTTTCAAAGTGGTGTGAAATCATTAATATGGACAGATTCATTAAAAACTATTTGTTTGCTTGTGTCTGTAGGTTTATGTATATATTATATTGCATCAGATCTACAGTTAAATATGAAAGAAACCTGGAATGTTATTTTTAATAGTGACTTATCGCACACCTTTTTCTTTGAGGATGTGAATGAAAAACAATTCTTTTTCAAACAGTTTCTAGGAGGCGTTTTTACAGTAATAGCTATGACCGGCTTAGATCAAGATATGATGCAACGAAATTTAAGTTGTAAAAATTTTAGGGATTCCCAGAAAAATATGCTGACAAGTAGTATACTTCAATTCTTTGTAATCTCTTTATTTTTAATGCTAGGAGTCCTGTTATATACATTTACTGCAAAACATGGTATTGAAAATCCGATGAAAAGCGATGAATTGTTTCCTATGATTGCAACCGGCAATTATTTCCCGATAATAGTAGGTATTTTATTTATTATAGGCTTGGTTTCTTCCGCTTATGCTACGGCGGGATCTGCCCTTACGGCCCTTACTACTTCTTTTACAGTAGATATTCTGAAAGTAAAAAATTTAGTAGAAAAGGATTTGACCAAAGTACGTAAATGGGTACATGTTGGGATGGCACTCGGAATGGGAACAGTAATCATTGTATTTAATATATTCAATAATACGAGTGTAATAGATGCTGTTTATACGTTGGCTAGTTATACCTATGGCCCCATACTGGGAATGTTTGCTTTTGGTATTTTTACCCGCAGAAGGGTAAGGGATCGATACATCCCACTTATAGCTATCCTTTCGCCGATCTTTTGTTTTATTCTCCAAAAATATTCGGTTGTGTGGTTTAATGGATATAATTTTAGTTATGAGTTGCTGATATTTAATGCTTTTTTTACTTTTGTGGGATTAGGGTTGGCAAGTATGGGAAATGGAAAAATAGAAACTCTTAAATAA